One Algibacter sp. L3A6 genomic region harbors:
- a CDS encoding tetratricopeptide repeat protein gives MEKENYIQFEEYLAGSLNQAELEMFENKLKTDSAFAEAFQTYKNLSHYLSDKFGNETESEAFKENLKSISSKYFIQKDEAVSEEKTSKKSFTFYKYVIAACVIVMLGVFTFGEFSNPSYGDFNNYDTISLTVRGENDDLLKTAENAFNSKDFASAEKAFAQLIQIDPSNAELNLYSAISNIELSDYDKADELLTEIANENSVYKNKAIWYLALSKLKQEDVLACIDILKTIPEDAEDYERAQKLLNKLD, from the coding sequence ATGGAAAAAGAAAATTATATACAATTTGAAGAATATCTTGCGGGCAGCCTAAACCAAGCAGAACTCGAGATGTTCGAGAATAAATTAAAAACTGATAGCGCTTTCGCGGAAGCGTTTCAAACCTATAAAAATTTGTCTCATTATTTAAGTGATAAATTTGGGAATGAAACCGAATCGGAAGCTTTTAAAGAGAATTTAAAAAGTATATCGAGTAAATATTTTATTCAAAAAGACGAAGCTGTTTCCGAAGAAAAAACAAGTAAAAAATCATTCACATTTTATAAATATGTCATTGCTGCCTGCGTGATTGTAATGCTTGGGGTTTTTACTTTTGGTGAGTTCTCAAATCCATCTTATGGCGATTTTAATAATTACGATACTATAAGTTTAACGGTTAGAGGTGAAAATGACGATTTATTAAAAACGGCCGAAAACGCCTTTAATTCTAAAGATTTCGCTTCCGCGGAAAAAGCTTTTGCCCAGTTAATTCAAATAGATCCAAGCAATGCCGAGTTAAACTTATACAGTGCTATTAGTAATATTGAGTTGAGTGATTATGATAAGGCAGATGAATTGTTAACTGAAATTGCTAATGAAAATTCAGTATATAAAAATAAAGCCATTTGGTATTTAGCCTTAAGTAAATTAAAGCAAGAAGATGTTTTGGCATGTATAGATATTTTAAAAACAATACCTGAAGATGCTGAAGATTATGAGCGTGCGCAGAAATTGCTAAATAAATTAGATTAA
- a CDS encoding MotA/TolQ/ExbB proton channel family protein translates to MKRLFSILAITVMVAFGTANATTIANTSTAVTTVTTTLTQEDEAPAADVGFHQDLKKRFIEGGPGFMGIVLLCLILGLAIAIERIIFLNLSSTNTKKLTQSVEDALASGGVEAAKEVCRNTKGPIASIYYQGLDRTDEGIEAAEKAVVAYGGVQMGQLEKNVSWISLFIALAPMLGFMGTVIGMIQAFDKIEAAGDMQPSLVAGGIKVALLTTVFGLVVAIILQIFYNYIIAKIDSIVNDMEDASITLMDLLIRHKK, encoded by the coding sequence ATGAAAAGATTATTTTCTATCCTTGCCATTACTGTAATGGTGGCATTCGGAACTGCAAATGCAACAACAATTGCAAACACAAGTACAGCTGTAACGACTGTAACTACTACTTTAACTCAAGAAGATGAAGCTCCTGCGGCAGACGTTGGTTTTCATCAAGATTTGAAAAAACGTTTTATTGAAGGTGGTCCAGGATTTATGGGTATTGTATTATTATGTTTAATTCTTGGATTAGCAATTGCTATTGAGAGAATTATCTTTTTAAACTTATCATCTACAAACACTAAAAAATTAACGCAATCTGTAGAAGATGCTCTTGCATCTGGTGGTGTTGAAGCTGCTAAAGAAGTTTGTAGAAACACAAAAGGACCTATCGCATCTATCTATTACCAAGGTTTAGATAGAACTGATGAAGGTATCGAAGCTGCTGAGAAAGCTGTTGTAGCTTACGGTGGTGTTCAAATGGGACAATTAGAGAAAAACGTATCTTGGATTTCATTATTTATCGCTCTTGCACCAATGCTTGGTTTCATGGGTACGGTAATTGGTATGATTCAAGCCTTTGATAAAATTGAAGCTGCTGGTGATATGCAACCTTCTCTTGTTGCAGGTGGTATTAAAGTAGCACTTTTAACAACAGTATTTGGTTTAGTAGTGGCAATTATTCTTCAAATTTTTTACAATTACATTATTGCTAAAATTGATAGTATTGTTAACGATATGGAAGATGCTTCTATCACGTTAATGGATCTATTGATTAGACACAAAAAGTAA
- a CDS encoding ExbD/TolR family protein → MAKRAAPEVNAGSMADIAFLLLIFFLVTTTIETDSGINRKLPPMEEQTDPPVIKQKNIFTVIVNKNDDLLVEDEPMQLKDLRKAAIAFLDNGGDKSCDYCKGPRDPESSDNPDKAIISLANDRETTYKTYIAVQNELVAAYNDLRNARAQAQFGMSFVEMEANQKDVNWPGNKEALKKKIDQIKAEYPQKLSEVQK, encoded by the coding sequence ATGGCAAAAAGAGCAGCACCAGAAGTTAATGCAGGCTCAATGGCCGACATTGCTTTCTTATTATTAATATTTTTCTTAGTAACAACAACTATTGAAACAGATTCTGGTATTAACAGAAAGCTGCCTCCAATGGAAGAACAAACAGATCCACCTGTTATTAAGCAAAAAAATATTTTTACAGTTATTGTAAATAAGAATGATGATTTATTAGTTGAAGATGAACCGATGCAACTTAAAGATTTACGTAAAGCAGCCATTGCTTTTTTAGATAATGGCGGTGATAAATCTTGTGATTATTGTAAAGGTCCAAGAGATCCTGAGTCTTCGGATAATCCAGACAAAGCGATCATCTCTTTAGCTAATGATAGAGAAACTACTTATAAAACTTATATTGCTGTACAGAATGAATTAGTAGCAGCATATAACGATTTAAGAAACGCGAGAGCCCAAGCACAATTCGGTATGTCATTCGTTGAGATGGAAGCAAATCAAAAGGATGTAAACTGGCCGGGGAATAAAGAAGCTTTAAAGAAGAAGATAGATCAGATTAAAGCTGAGTATCCTCAAAAGCTATCGGAAGTACAGAAATAA
- a CDS encoding RNA polymerase sigma factor translates to MSEKKIHEDQKYIDGLLKNNSFIIQAIYDKFVPKVVNYIKQNSGSRDQAQDVVQDTLVTIYNQASEKGLKLTCPFDAYFFLLCKRKWLNVLKKTSNKEVTINEEVLSKGDEAQELAFETSVFGEKQALFAEMFEKLGNACQDLLKATFKIKSMEEVAASLNVTYAYARKKKSLCIGKLTELVRESPKFNQFNN, encoded by the coding sequence ATGAGTGAAAAAAAAATACACGAAGACCAAAAATATATTGATGGCTTATTAAAAAACAACAGTTTTATTATACAAGCCATCTACGATAAATTTGTGCCAAAAGTGGTTAATTATATTAAGCAGAATAGTGGTAGTCGCGATCAGGCTCAGGATGTTGTGCAGGACACACTGGTTACTATTTATAACCAAGCAAGCGAAAAGGGTTTGAAATTAACCTGCCCCTTTGATGCTTATTTTTTCTTGTTATGTAAACGGAAGTGGCTCAATGTTTTGAAAAAAACATCGAATAAAGAGGTAACAATTAACGAAGAGGTTTTATCTAAAGGAGATGAGGCTCAAGAACTAGCATTTGAAACCTCGGTATTTGGAGAAAAACAAGCTTTATTTGCCGAAATGTTCGAAAAACTAGGTAATGCATGTCAAGATTTGTTAAAAGCTACTTTCAAAATAAAATCGATGGAAGAAGTTGCAGCAAGTTTAAATGTAACCTATGCCTATGCACGTAAAAAGAAATCATTGTGCATTGGTAAACTAACCGAGTTGGTTCGTGAGTCCCCCAAATTTAACCAGTTTAACAATTAA
- a CDS encoding asparaginase: protein MKPNILLIYTGGTIGMVKDFKTGALKVFNFKNIIKNIPELQLLDCNIETFSFEEPIDSSNMNPKYWVQMVEVIEEKYNDFDGFVVLHGSDTMSYTASALSFMLENLAKPVIFTGSQLPIGDLRTDAKENLITSIQVASLQEDDKPLIKEVCLYFEYKLYRANRTTKINAEHFQAFASFNYPDLAESGVHLKINHKHLYQPNGSKALEVHKNLDENIALIKLYPGISKVVLKNIFKTPNLKAVILETYGSGNCTTEMWFINMLKKTIEKGIHIINITQCSGGSVMMGHYETSDMLKKAGVISGKDITTEAALAKLMYLLGKNVEAKSFKTTYETSLVGELT from the coding sequence ATGAAACCAAACATACTCCTTATATATACAGGTGGCACCATTGGCATGGTAAAAGACTTTAAAACCGGCGCGCTAAAAGTATTCAACTTCAAAAATATTATAAAAAACATACCAGAGTTGCAGTTGTTAGATTGTAATATCGAAACGTTTTCTTTTGAAGAACCTATTGACTCTAGTAATATGAATCCGAAATATTGGGTTCAAATGGTAGAGGTTATAGAAGAAAAGTATAATGATTTTGATGGTTTTGTTGTGCTTCATGGTAGTGATACTATGAGTTACACAGCATCTGCACTAAGTTTTATGCTAGAAAACCTAGCAAAACCAGTAATATTTACCGGTTCTCAATTGCCTATTGGCGATTTACGTACCGATGCTAAAGAGAATTTAATAACATCTATACAAGTGGCATCTTTACAAGAGGATGATAAACCTTTAATAAAGGAGGTATGTTTGTATTTTGAATATAAACTGTATCGCGCCAATAGAACAACCAAAATTAATGCAGAGCATTTTCAGGCATTTGCATCCTTTAATTATCCAGATTTGGCGGAGTCGGGTGTGCACTTAAAAATAAATCATAAACATTTATATCAACCTAACGGAAGCAAAGCTTTGGAGGTTCATAAGAATTTAGATGAAAATATAGCATTAATTAAACTCTATCCAGGTATTTCTAAAGTCGTTTTAAAAAATATTTTTAAAACGCCCAATTTAAAAGCGGTTATCTTAGAAACCTACGGTTCTGGAAACTGTACTACCGAAATGTGGTTCATTAATATGTTAAAAAAGACCATTGAAAAAGGCATACATATTATAAATATTACGCAATGTTCGGGCGGAAGTGTCATGATGGGGCATTATGAGACCAGTGATATGTTAAAAAAAGCAGGTGTAATCTCCGGAAAAGACATAACAACCGAGGCCGCACTAGCTAAGTTAATGTATCTATTAGGAAAAAATGTAGAGGCTAAAAGCTTCAAAACCACCTATGAAACATCTTTAGTTGGAGAATTGACTTAA
- a CDS encoding TatD family hydrolase — protein sequence MIITDTHTHLYSEAFDDDRSEMINRAIEQGVTRFFIPAIDSTYTKAMLQLEKDYPDNMFLMSGLHPTHVKENYQEELDHIEHMLATHKYYAVGEIGIDLYWDKTTLDIQKVAFKHQIQLAKQYGLPIVIHCREAFDEVFEVLESEKGDDLFGVFHCFTGSLEQAHQAISYNMKLGIGGVSTFKNGKIDQFLNEIDLKHIVLETDAPYLAPTPFRGKRNESAYIIKVLEKLATIYQMPEETLAEITTENSKSIFKV from the coding sequence ATGATTATTACAGATACGCATACCCATTTATACAGTGAAGCTTTTGATGACGATAGAAGCGAGATGATAAACCGAGCAATAGAGCAAGGTGTTACTAGGTTTTTTATACCTGCTATAGATTCTACGTATACTAAAGCGATGCTTCAGTTAGAGAAAGATTATCCAGATAATATGTTTTTAATGTCTGGTTTGCACCCAACACATGTAAAAGAGAATTATCAAGAGGAGTTAGACCATATAGAGCACATGCTTGCTACGCATAAATATTATGCTGTTGGCGAAATTGGCATCGATTTATATTGGGATAAAACAACTTTAGATATTCAAAAAGTAGCATTTAAGCATCAAATACAATTAGCAAAACAATATGGTTTACCTATTGTTATACATTGCAGAGAGGCCTTCGATGAAGTTTTTGAAGTTTTGGAAAGTGAAAAAGGAGACGATTTATTTGGAGTGTTTCATTGTTTTACTGGCAGTTTAGAGCAAGCGCATCAGGCTATTTCTTATAATATGAAATTAGGTATTGGTGGCGTGTCAACTTTCAAAAACGGAAAAATAGATCAGTTTTTAAATGAAATAGATTTAAAACATATTGTTTTAGAAACGGATGCACCATATTTAGCACCTACACCATTTAGAGGAAAGCGCAACGAAAGTGCCTATATAATAAAGGTGTTAGAAAAACTAGCAACCATTTATCAAATGCCAGAAGAAACGTTGGCTGAAATTACCACAGAAAATTCAAAATCTATCTTTAAAGTTTAA